The Setaria italica strain Yugu1 chromosome IX, Setaria_italica_v2.0, whole genome shotgun sequence genome has a window encoding:
- the LOC101778654 gene encoding peroxisomal nicotinamide adenine dinucleotide carrier yields MSDALINGLAGAGGGIIAQLLTFPLQTVNARQQTERDPSKPAFKDGAARQLYLVVKNEGWERLYGGLMPSLVGTAASQGVYYYFYQIFRNRAEAKALERSRRGLGDGSVGMLQSLTVAALSGCVNVLLTNPIWVAVTRMQTHRKANIQQSPQDLICANDKALEASTTENTPYKTIDVFQELYKEAGVLGFWKGVIPSLIMVSNPAIQFMLYETLLKRIKKRRASNLKGADGLTALEIFLLGAVAKLGATVLTYPLLVVKARLQVKQRIDGDKRHHYKGTFDAITKLVQYEGLRGMYKGMGTKIVQSVFASALLFMIKEELVKGARLLVTGNTSLVKKLPSKPS; encoded by the exons ATGTCGGACGCGCTGATCAACGGCctcgcgggcgccggcggcgggatcaTCGCCCAGCTCCTCACCTTCCCGCTCCAGACC GTGAACGCGCGGCAGCAGACGGAGCGCGACCCTTCCAAGCCGGCGTTTAAGGACGGCGCCGCGCGCCAGTTATACCTG GTAGTGAAGAATGAGGGGTGGGAGCGCCTGTACGGCGGGCTCATGCCCTCGCTCGTCGGCACCGCCGCCTCACAG GGTGTGTACTACTACTTCTACCAAATATTCCGGAACAGGGCCGAGGCGAAGGCCCTTGAGCGATCCAGGAGAGGGCTTGGCGATGGGTCTGTCGGGATGCTCCAATCTCTCACTGTCGCTGCCCTGTCTGG CTGCGTCAATGTACTGCTGACAAACCCAATTTGGGTTGCTGTTACACGAATGCAA ACTCACAGAAAGGCAAACATACAGCAAAGCCCTCAGGATTTGATATGTGCCAATGACAAGGCTCTCGAAGCTTCTACAACTGAAAACACCCCTTACAAAACTATCGATGTT TTTCAGGAACTGTACAAAGAAGCTGGAGTGTTGGGCTTCTGGAAAGGGGTAATTCCGTCTCTTATTATG GTTAGCAATCCTGCGATTCAGTTCATGCTGTATGAAACTCTTCTGAAGAGGATCAAGAAGAGACGGGCCTCTAATTTGAAGGGAGCTGATGGACTAACTGCTCTTGAA ATTTTTCTTCTTGGTGCCGTTGCAAAACTTGGTGCAACTGTCCTTACATATCCTCTTCTAGTTGTTAAG GCAAGACTTCAGGTGAAGCAAAGAATTGATGGTGACAAGAGGCATCACTACAAAG GTACATTTGATGCTATCACAAAGCTGGTACAGTATGAAGGTCTGAGAGGCATGTATAAAGGAATGGGCACAAAAATTGTGCAAAGTGTTTTTGCTTCTGCTTTGCTTTTTATGATCAAGGAGGAGCTGGTGAAGGGTGCTCGACTATTGGTTACTGGTAACACCAGTCTAGTTAAGAAATTACCATCAAAGCCATCATGA
- the LOC101778257 gene encoding 50S ribosomal protein L4, chloroplastic, translating to MPGAAVASPLLLSLSSSSSPFLSSSSTSFLPPSSSAAPLPASRKAAVSVLRALRAEAATLPVLSFTGDKVGEVTLDLKSAPPSTARAVVHRAIITDRQNARRGTASTLTRGEVRGGGRKPYQQKKTGKARRGSQRTPLRPGGGVVFGPKPRDWSIKINRKEKRLAISTALASAAVAEDAFVVEEFDEAFASGPKTRDFVAALQRWGLDPKQKAMFFATEFDDNVRLSGRNIGSLKMLTPRTLNLYDILDARKLFFTPAAVEYLNSRYGASASDDYDTDDEDDVGEELVEQEVEEGTTEEAAQDATEES from the exons ATGCCAGGCGCCGCCGTGGCCtcgcctctcctcctctcgctctcctcgtcctcctcccccttcctctcctcctcatcCACTTCCTTCCTtccaccttcctcctccgctgctCCGCTCCCGGCCAGCAGGAAGGCGGCGGTCTCCGTCCTCCGCGCTCTGCGGGCCGAGGCGGCCACCCTCCCCGTCCTCTCCTTCACCGGAGATAAGGTCGGGGAGGTCACCCTCGACCTCAAGtccgcgccgccctccaccgCGCGCGCCGTCGTGCACCGCGCCATCATCACCGACCGCCAGAACGCGCGCCGGGGCACGGCCTCCACGCTCACCCGCGGTGAGGTCAGAGGCGGAGGGAGGAAGCCCTACCAGCAGAAGAAGACGGGAAAGGCGCGGCGCGGGTCGCAGCGGACCCCGCTCCGCCCAGGAGGTGGGGTCGTGTTCGGCCCCAAGCCCCGCGACTGGTCCATCAAGATCAACCGGAAGGAGAAGCGCCTCGCCATCTCCACCGcgctcgccagcgccgccgtggccgaGGACGCCTTCGTCGTCGAGGAGTTCGACGAGGCCTTCGCGTCGGGGCCCAAGACCAGGGACTTCGTGGCCGCTCTGCAGCGGTGGGGGCTCGACCCCAAGCAGAAGGCCATGTTCTTTGCCACGGAGTTCGACGACAATGTGCGGCTCAGCGGCAGGAACATCGGTTCTCTCAAGATGCTCACACCAAGGACGCTCAACCTGTACGACATCCTCGACGCCCGCAAGCTCTTCTTCACTCCTGCTGCTGTAGAATACCTCAACTCCAGGTATGGAGCCAGCGCTTCTGATGACTACGATACTGATGATGAGGACGATGTTGGAGAGGAACTGGTGGAGCAAGAAGTAGAAGAAGGCACCACAGAGGAGGCTGCACAAG ATGCGACTGAAGAGAGCTGA
- the LOC101777849 gene encoding coronatine-insensitive protein homolog 2, translating to MGGEVEGGGGRQLGRVLSFGIPDTALGLVMGYVEDPWDRDAISLVCRHWCRVDALSRKHVTVAMAYSTTPERLFRRFPCLESLKLKAKPRAAMFNLISDDWGGSASPWIRQLSATFHFLKKLHLRRMIVSDDDISILVRAKAHMLVSLKLDRCSGFSTPSIALVARSCKKLETLFLEESTIAENENDEWIRELATNNSVLETLNFFLTDLRASPEYLTLLVRNCQMLKTLKISECLMPDLTGLFRTAQTLQEFAGGAFEEPGQQVANRNYENYYFPPSLHRLGLHYMGANEMQILFPYSAALKKLDLQFTLLNTEDHCQIVQRCPNLEVLEARDVIGDRGLQVVAQTCKKLQRLRIERGDDDHGGLEDEQGVISQVGVMAVAQGCPELTYWAIHVSDITNAALEAVGTFSRNLNDFRLVLLDREAHITEFPLDNGVRALLRGCTKLRRFAFYVRPGVLTDVGLGYVGEFSKSIRYMLLGNVGESDNGIMQLSRGCPSLQKLELRGCVFSEHALAMAALQLKSLRYLWVQGYKASPTGADLMAMVRPFWNIEFIAPDQDGPCPDIKKQILAYYSLAGRRTDCPPSVIPLYPAF from the exons ATGGGCGGCGAGGTCGAGGGGGGCGGGGGGCGGCAGCTGGGGCGGGTGCTGAGCTTCGGGATCCCGGACACGGCGCTGGGGCTGGTGATGGGGTACGTGGAGGACCCCTGGGACCGCGACGCCATCTCGCTGGTCTGCCGCCACTGGTGCCGCGTCGACGCGCTCAGCCGCAAGCACGTCACGGTCGCCATGGCCTACTCCACCACGCCCGAGCGCCTCTTCCGGCGATTCCCGTGCCTCGAGTCGCTCAAGCTCAAGGCCAAGCCCCGCGCGGCCATGTTCAACCTCATCTCCGACGACTGGGGCGGGTCGGCGTCGCCTTGGATCCGGCAGCTCTCGGCCACCTTCCACTTCCTCAAGAAGCTCCACCTGCGCAGGATGATAGTGTCCGACGATGACATCAGCATCCTCGTCCGCGCCAAGGCTCACATGCTCGTATCGCTCAAGCTGGACCGCTGCTCCGGCTTCTCCACGCCCTCCATCGCACTTGTCGCCCGCTCCTGCAA GAAACTGGAAACACTGTTCCTGGAAGAAAGTACAATTGCTGAGAATGAAAATGATGAATGGATTCGCGAGCTTGCTACAAACAATTCTGTTCTGGAGACACTGAATTTCTTTCTGACAGATCTCAGGGCATCCCCAGAATATCTTACCCTCCTTGTGCGCAATTGCCAGATGCTGAAAACTCTGAAGATTAGCGAATGTCTCATGCCTGACCTAACCGGTTTGTTCCGCACAGCACAAACACTACAAGAGTTTGCTGGCGGTGCCTTTGAAGAGCCGGGTCAGCAGGTGGCGAATAGAAATTATGAGAATTACTACTTCCCCCCTTCGCTGCACCGCTTGGGTTTGCACTACATGGGAGCAAATGAGATGCAGATACTTTTTCCATATTCTGCGGCTCTTAAGAAGTTGGATCTTCAATTTACACTCCTTAACACAGAGGATCACTGTCAGATAGTTCAGCGCTGCCCCAATCTGGAAGTTTTAGAG GCAAGGGATGTGATAGGGGATCGTGGATTACAAGTGGTTGCACAGACCTGCAAGAAATTGCAGAGGCTCAGAATAGAGAGAGGAGATGATGATCACGGAGGTCTTGAGGATGAACAAGGTGTAATTTCACAGGTTGGAGTTATGGCTGTAGCCCAAGGCTGCCCTGAGTTGACATACTGGGCAATACATGTCTCAGACATCACCAATGCAGCTCTAGAAGCGGTTGGTACATTCAGCAGAAATCTTAATGATTTCCGCCTTGTCCTGCTTGATAGAGAAGCGCATATAACAGAATTTCCACTGGACAACGGGGTTCGTGCTTTGCTGAGAGGTTGCACCAAACTCAGGAGGTTTGCATTTTATGTGAGACCTGGGGTCTTAACCGATGTTGGCCTTGGCTATGTTGGAGAATTTAGTAAGAGCATTCGTTACATGTTGCTGGGTAATGTTGGTGAGTCTGATAATGGAATTATGCAGCTATCAAGAGGCTGCCCAAGCTTGCAAAAACTGGAGCTAAGGGGTTGTGTCTTTAGTGAGCATGCATTAGCCATGGCTGCGCTCCAGCTAAAGTCACTGAGATATCTGTGGGTGCAAGGATACAAGGCTTCTCCAACTGGCGCTGATCTTATGGCTATGGTACGCCCCTTCTGGAACATTGAATTTATTGCCCCAGACCAAGATGGACCTTGCCCAGATATTAAGAAACAGATTCTGGCATACTACTCCCTTGCTGGAAGGAGGACAGATTGCCCTCCATCGGTAATTCCACTCTACCCAGCATTTTAG